GGAGCTATTTATCATCCTTGCTCTCTCCTTGCTCTGAGGCACGATGTGTGGGCCATGACTGGAGGTGGGATTCAAGACCAACTGATCAATAATCTGACCCAGGGCAACTCGTCCAGGACAGCCTGTATGTACAATTAAGGTGTCCCAGAGCACGAGCTCCTTTTCCCCTTAGCATTAGCAAGTCTGCCTCCATGTGCTCTTGTTTACCTGGTGCTGCCCCCACTAAAATCCCTGTTTATGCTCCTTGTGCTCATGTGATGGTTTCACAGTTTACTGCAACAAGGATAATTGGGCTGCTTGTGTGACACTGTTGCCTGTAACCTCTGTTGGATCCCCAGCACTGTGCATCCCCCAGGATTTCCTTCCTTCATCTTCTCTTTGCCAGCACGGCTTGCTTTTGCTGCCAGAGGTGCAGTTTTCCCTGAAGAAGACCTAGTGTATTTAGGGGGTTGGGCAGAAGCAAAGTTTCCAGTTTTAGAGTCTAGATTCACTGTTTGATAAATTGGTTAAGCACCAGTGCTCTGTCTACACAGACTTTGTATCAGAAGAACTACGGGAATACTAACAAAAAGGCTGATGAGATCACTGTAAGGACAACCCGTGTCTCTCGCTTCACCTACAGTCCCTTTGCAATAATCAGTGATCTGTAAAGTGACTGTCAAGCCAGAAATGCTGCTCAAAGATAGCTCCTCACCTACATGGCTAACACTGTGTCACAGTCATAGAGACTGACTAAAACAATCTCACTTCTGTGTCTCTGATGTACTTTGTCTCATTTTAGTTCAGGACAGGAACAACTTCATGTCCTGTTTGTGCAGCAGGCAGCCAGAATAGTGTTTGGGTCACAGTGCTGAAGAAGAAACACATAAGCTGTAATGTcctgtgtaaaaaaaaatctttagaataCCTTGTAATTAAATCTGAGGGGGATTTTGCAAAGAAATGTGAGACTGTTTGGGAGCAGCTTGGAAATTTGGAAGTTCTCTTAAGAATATCAAAAACCAGCTCCGAATAGTTGGCAGAGTAGAGGCTGTCCCTAAGGACTGAGTCCTGGGATtttgtcagagggacagggcagggaTTGGTGGTCACTTGGTGAAAGCCAGCAAGCTGAGAATGACAAATACACTTCATTGCTTggtagctgttgtggtttaaccccagccggcaactgaacaccacacagctgctcgctcacttcccccctccctggtgggatgggagagagaattggaagagtaaaagtgagaaaactcatgagttgagataaagacagtttaataggtaaagcaaaagctgtgcacgcaagcgaagcaaaatgaggaattcacgcactacttcccatcggcaggcaggtgttcagccacttccaggaaagcagggctccatcgtgcgtcactctgaacatcccccccttccttcttattccccccagctttatatgctgcacatgacgtcatatggtctggaatatccctttgggcagttggggtcagctgtcccagctgtgtccccccccaaactTGTTGTGCCCCCCGAGCCTGCTtgcgggtggggtggggtgagaagcagaagaggccttggctctgtgtaagcactgctcagcaataacgaaaacatctctgtattatcaacactgttttcagcacaaatccaaaacatagccccatactagctactatgaagaaaattaactctatcccagccaaaaccagcacagtaacTTACTTAATGGAGCTGTTACTGGTGGCGTTTTGACAGGCAATGGGAACCTTTGACTACAGGCCTTCTGGACTCCATAGGGCTAAATCCTATGGATTAAGGCTAAGCCAGGTGGTCTCCTTTTGTGGTGTCACCTAACTAGAGACACGTTCTCTTTCAGGCTGAAGTTCATATTTGGCCCATCTGCTGTCCCAGCTTTAGATTTGGTGGATCAGCGTTCTGTCACCCGAGTCGTGTCCCCCAGCGGAAGGACTGCATACCAGGTACACACTCCTCTTCAGTCTTACTTTCTGATGGTTTCCAGTTGACATGTGAGCCAATATTTTCCTAACTTGCAGAACATGGAAGGGCACTTGGATAAACATGGAGAGAATATCAGTGTTTTACAAAATCCTGAAGTGACACTGGAGAGCAGTAGCCATGGACTAGAATTAGAATAGCATGGTACACTACCATTTTCTTTGTGGCTCCCAGCCAGTCAGAGGCAATTTCTTACATGTTTGTGGGTATCACAGTCAGAAGGAAGTTTTCCAGGGATTGCTAATTTTGCTTTATTACTTTCATCCTATCCAGGAAAGGCAGTTCCTCCTCTTAACAAACTGTACACAAAGCAGTGTTATCTTCCATCACTGCATTTCTTTCCCTGTTGCCCTCCAAATCCTCAGTGTCCTGAACGCTCTTGACCTTTACTTGGTGATAGGACCCTTGCCGCCTGGGAGAAAGCAATGCTGGCCAAATCCGTGAGTTTCATTCTAGTTCACTGTAGCCAAGTCTGTGAATCACAGAAACATCTTTATAAAATGGCATCTTAGGGAGAAGAGCTCACCTTAGCCCCAAAGATCAAACTCCTTACAGCACAGGATCGGAGATGGAGCTGACACTCATTAGGTAAAAAGAGGAGCCATTGGCACTTCTGACTTTTCTGTGGTATGCACAATTCCTTGCTCTACTGTGCGACAGCACCCGTGGCATCTCTGTTGGGGACAGTCTGTCCATTCTGTGAGCTGTTGACCAGCTCCATCCAGCCCATGGGGTCACAGTCAGAAACACACCATGTGCTGTGCCCTAGCTAAGGCTGTATAAGCAGTGGAACCCTGTGCCCATAAGTTTTTGGTGAACAAGCACCCAATTCCTTCTACTTAGCACTACTAAACCCCTCAGATAGCACAGCCCTCTCTATTGCTGAACTTGGTGCTGTGCCTTTTCACACACCAGAGAAGGGGGAATCTCTTTGCTCACTGTTGCAGCAGCCAAGAGGAACATTTCCAAATATCCTCCCTGCAAAGGGCCTTCTCTCCTTCACTGGAGGTGCTGAGATGCTTTGTGGGGTCATCTAGGGTAAGAGAAGAGCTGTGAAGCCAGGCCTGGGTAATGACACAAGCATTTTTCACGTGTTCAGAGCTTGCATTGCTCGTTTTGCACGTGGAGTCTTTATCGCTTCTGGGGCCTTGGAGAGGAGATCGGCCCCTCCAGAGAGGCATGATTCATAAACATACAGAACTCAAGAACACAACTTGATTTGAGTTGAGGGCTTGCCTGTGGTTATTTGGTAAAGCCTAAGAAGCACTGCTTCCAGGACCCTTATAAGCAGCTGCCTTACTAATTGAATGCTTAAAGGCTTTTCCTTTATTAATTTTGCTCAGCTGAATATGCCACTGGGCAGAGAATGGTCACATTCTCCTTGCAGAGCTTTGTTGGGCCACGCAGGCTAAGGCAGAGCTTTGCAGGCTGGGATATAGTCTTCACTTAGCACTCTTGTGTGTGAAGGATGACAGGGACTGCTTAGAGTCTCTGGTCTTCTCAGGGAGCCTAAATATGTGCTCACATGCTCACAGCTTTGCTGCAGCATGGCAGAGTTATCTGCATCTTAAGAGGCCTAATATTCATCTCTTAGATGCAGGAAGCCTCGTGAGACATGGAGGAGTTCAGAGAAGCATGGCGAGAGGGCTTGGATGTGCTGGGTGCTGCCCCGACACCCTGTTCTGGTCTGGGCAGGGTCgttgctgaacagtgctgccTCAAACTGCATGTGCTGCAGCAAGGCAGGCACCCCTCCACACTGCCCAGCCCTCTCCGCACTGAAGTGAGGGGCCAAAAATTCCTGCTGGAGGCAATCCTGCAGTCACTGAATGGGAGTTGCTGATTGATTAATATCTACTGATGGCCCCAACAGTTGGTTCAACTGGTGCATGTTGGAAAAGAGCGAGTGTCAGAACTGCTCACCTCCTGCCTCTGCAGGTAGAGGGAGCCGCCGGTTCCCCTGCAGGGAAGGAACCCCTGGACAGGTAAATCAGGGCTGGTCACCAGGAGTTAATGTAGGACAAGCCCAGCCTTCAGCCAGGCACTTTGTAGCTGATGGGTATGACTTGAGCGGCCCCCCTGCATCACCGAGGGTTTGTGCCTGTGTCCTCCCAGCTGACAGGCAGCCTACAGGTACATGTGTGCTTCTGAGCAGCATTCCTCTTTAGTGGAGTGTGATTGCTGATTAAGGCCACGCTGATGAGTTCATTAACAGAGGAATCTGAAGAGGTATTTTCTCTGGGGTTGTGAGGCTGGTCCCATTGCGAAATCCTTCCTCAGCACAGCTGTCTGAGATGCAAAAATAAAGAGGAGAGCCTCCCCTGAGGCCGCTGCCTGGAGCAGTGACAGGAACGCAATCTGTGGACGTAGAAACCAAAACACTGAGTGGGATACTGCACTTAGGAGTAGCTGGGTAGCATGACTGGCTCTTCATTCATCTGTGTGTGTGATGTAGGCATGTATCCCAGCTGTGTGCACTTCTCCCTCAGCAGAGAAGCTTGCCCAGTGCAGTGGGGAGTGGGAGGGCATCCATGGCTGCCTGGACAACATGCACAGTCATCCTTTtcactttttccccagaaagtcAGCTCTGCCATTTGCACCCAGATGTGGTTGAGCTGGAATGTGAGGTGGTGCTTTCATTTGCAGCTGGATCTGGAGAACTGTTCTCTTTGAGGCCATGAGGCTGGTCCTACTGTGAAACTCCTTTGGGTTGTCATAGCCAAATCTGAGATGTTGATACTTCACGGGCTAGAATGCTGTTTGCATTCCATATCACCCAGCACACCTTGGGTACAGCTTCGGGGGAAAATGGCTCTGCTCAGACAGGCCTTAGGACTGCAGCCTGTAGTGTAGGCAGCTCTTGCCCTCAGGAACTGAGATGGGAGAAGAGCCCTCAGTCAAGTGAAAGCTATGATTTGTCTTTTAATGCTCAGGCATTAGTGCCCTCGCTGCTTAATAGAGGAGTAGCGCCGATGGGGTATTCAAGGGCTGGTGTTACCTCAGAGTTGTTAATCATCCCAGAAGAGCTTGTACAATACCTGCCTACGCTGCAGACTAAAGCCAACCCTTGTAACTCCAGGTCAGGGATAAGTAAGTCTTACCTGCTGCAGAGATGGTGGATGCTGGCTGATGGTGGAGCTGTGCTGGATTCAGCATGTGTAAAGTGGTGAGCAGGCAGCGGTTGGGGTGCCTGTTAGCTATGCCTGAGTTGCAGAAATGCTGTGAGCTGTGGGAGTGAAGCCAGTTAGCAGGGGGAGAGGCAGTGCTTTAGCCCTCCTGCCAACTGTCACTTGCATTGCTCACATCCTGCACTTTTATTGGATTcttcttttttatgtcttttttaattaatttcctaGAACTGTATGGCAGCCTGCCCCAACGTGAAGGATTTGAGCATCGGGTCCTGTCAGAGACTGTGGTGCTGCCTAGCTCTATGCCGGTGGCAGCACTAGCTGCCATGGTGCCACAGCTGGCCCTCCTGCATCCCCACATGCATGCTGGCAGGGACGCCACCATCAAAgtgatttttcctctctgtgcagcTAGCAAGCGCCTGGAGATGAGGGCAGCGGAAGGAAATCTCACAGCATCTCAGGGCCAAGAGAGCACCCCTGCAGCTGGCCAGAAGCAGAGGCACCTTTTTCTCTTGGTCTTTGGATTTTATATTCTGCCTTATTAGGCAGAAGCTGCATTCTTGCCATCTAGGTCAGGATGGGGGAACGCTAAACTCAGCCCAAATCTGGCAGCGTCTGTGTCTTCACCCCCTCCTCAAAGGAAAACACTTCTGAAAGAAAGGCACCATCGGAATACTTCATCTTGGAAAAAACAATCAAAGGGGCTAGAGAAAAACAAACTTATCACAAGTGAAACAAACTCAGCCTGGAGTATAAGGAGGGCCCAGGGTAAAGGCCAGACTGAAAAAAGAATGGTTTACCCTGAAATAGGAATGTGAGTCTTGTGTCCTGAATCTGCTGGCGGTAAGGGAGATTATGAGTCATAGGCACTTCTGTGGGAGAGCTTAAAATTGTGGACGTCACCTTTCAGCCAAGGAGTGCAGAGAGAGCTCCAGGGGACAGGGGAAGGCTCCCCTTGCAAGTGCAGCTCTGGACCAGGAGGGACAATGTTCCTCTGGAGGGATTTAAGAGTGTCAGGGGCATCCTGGAGGGAAGCAGCACTCTGCAGAGCTCCACtgtcttttcacttttttgtgtTTATCTTTGGATTTAGGTGTATGTGTACCACAAACCCAACCAGAATTTAAAGTCTGGTATAGGAGAGGAGCGTGGTGTGCCATCAGAGCCCAGGGGCTTGTGTGCAGAGGAGGGCACTGCTGGTGATTACACCCATGTAAATCCCCACCATTCTCTGGAATATCCAGGAACAGTTAGTGCCAGCTGTTGAGGCCACAGAGCTGACACAAAGCACTTGCTCTCAGTGTGGCAGATATGAGACACATCATGGCAAATATTCTGTGGTAATTGTGTTTTGGCCGTGGGGTGCACTCATTTTAGGCCTCAGAGCATTAGTAAAGCCCATGCTACTGAGCAGAGGTTTCTGCTTAAAGCTTGCAAGTGTATTCTGTCCCTTCAGACCCTTCCCTTGCAAGAGGAGAGGGCAGAGCAGTTGGCTCTTAAAGTAGCTTTCTAAAAGCTATTTTCCAGtcttgaagaaagcaaaagagaaataatcCATAGCTTGGCTTTTCTATACCATGCAGCGAGCTCCAGCAGCTCACAGTTTGCCTGTCAGCTTTGCCATGCTGGAAATGAACGCTTCCCTCCCCTGGCTGCCTGCATCCCGTGCCCATGGTGCAGAGGAAATATGCCTCAGTACCAGACTTACAGAGGAACAGCATGTAGGAAAAGGAGGCAGTGCTGTTCGCAAACCAGAGATGGAGCAGGGAGGCTTCTTCTCTGGAGACTTCAACTTTGTTTATTCAGACAAAACTGGATTCCAATAGCTGCAGCTGGTTTGGGGAGCAGAACAGCAAGAGCCTTTGCAGCCTCCAGCCACTGAAACTGGTTAGAAAAGGCCTCACTCTGAGTGCTCACTGCTGCTGTCCTTCCATCCCATCCCCAGGTCCATGGTGGCCCGGGATTCACAAATGAGCTTTCTGTGACAGGAAAGGTTTGTCATCTTCAACTATCCTGTGTCTGCCAGTACTGGGGTAGGGAGCTCGCTGGAGGGGCTGACAGCTCGCTGTGCTACCGGCTTTGGGAGATCAGGGGACAGAGCTTTGTGCTACTGCCCTTTTCCTGATCTCTTAGTAGCATAGAAGTCACTGGAGCCGAGGTCTGCTGCAAGCACAGGTGTACGTACAGGAGCACTTCCTtgcctgcagggagagaagtGTACGGAGACCCTGAGAAAGCCGAGGAGCTTCAAGCTTAGATGGGTCGATGCAGTGTTTGGGGACTTTTTTGTATTGCAGCACCTGCTTGCCTGTTGCGTGCCTGTGAGTGATTGTGGGGAGGACATCAGGCCAGATACAGACCGAGTTAGAGAAATTAAAAGTGAATGCTGTCTCTGactcctgcccccctccggctGCCTTTGTTTCAGGTCCTTGGGAGCTCAGGCAAACTCTACACCTGCTACAGTTCCTGCCACTTCTGCACGTGTCCTGCTTTTGGTTTTACTGTATTGCAGAAGAGCGAGAGCCTTCTGGTAAGTTGTCTGCCTTAACTTGGGGCCAGGACAGGGAGCGGGGGAGAAGGCTGTGCTCTGCTCCTTGAACCTGAGCAGCCTGAAGTTTCCAAGGGAGCAAACGCATGAGTGTTGAGTTGGCCACGCAGGCTGTGCCTGACCCACTGCATAATCTGGCCTCTGGGAGTCGCGGTATTTGGGTGGAGCTAGGCCTTACAAGGGCTAGGGAGGACTTTTGTTCTTAATTACGCATCACTGTTCTGACTTTCAAGAGATGAATAATCCCTGGTCTCTTGGAACAAGGGCTACTGCTGCTAATGGGACTGCCACATGGAGTCTGGCTGATGAAGTGGTGCAGTTCACCTGGTGCCAGTGAGGAAGGGCTCAGGGTAACCAATTGCTCTGCAATTGCGGGAAGGGCATCAGGAGCCAGTAACACTTCGCTGTGTGTCAGATCCCTGTATTTATTATCCTGATGGCAGAACTAAACTGGGGCAGCTGGAGCaccagcctgtgccagggcttgGCATGCCAAGAGGGAACCATGTTCCTGGGAGGGGTGAGCGCTTCATTAGACCCATTCTGGCCAGGATGGATTTTTGTGGCTTCCAGATAGAGCATGACATTCCTGCGTTGCTCCTCCTGTTAACTTGGCTGCGCTATTATTTGCAGTGCAAACATATACTTGCTGTCTACCTCAGTCAGGCCATGGGAGCCTGCCAGGAACTAACTGTCTCTGAGGAGCAGCTCACAAGCATCTTACTggctgaggaggaggatgaaggatGAAGGATTTGGATCACAGGCGGATGTGCTTTCTGTGTACCCTCCCGGCTGTGTAGCTGGCATTTTTTGTATCTACAAGGCTGTCAAACGTTCATCATGGCTGGTAGATTTCTTCCTGTGCTGCAGCCAAGCATGATGTTAATTAGCAGCCTTGCACTGATAGATTAATTAATAAATGTTAAGAAGCCTGTGTTGACTTCAGTTTCATTTATTTAGGCTATTCTTGGGATTTCTGAAGATGTTTGAACTAATCTGTAATATTGTGTGCTTGTGATGTGGGGATACAAACAGTTCAGCAGGTCTCTTAGCAATCCGTTAAACCTTCTTAGCTCTGCTTGTGCTTTGACTAACCCCACTGCCCTTCCACTGCCTGCATGGCTTTGTAGAGTTGGCCTCCGACAGAGTGACGCTGCAGTGGCTTTTTTCAGCTAGCTGCTCAGCAATTACTGATTCATCACTGGCAAACCTGTACCAGGGACTGGGGCAGGGACCCCTCAGCACCTTGAGGCTGATGACAGGTCTGCGCTTCCACTGTGGTTACTGCAATGCAGGATCTTTGGAAGCACCACCCCGGTTGCTGTGCTTTTAAATCGACCCATTTCAGAGAAGTCGACCACCTCATGCTGGCAGGCAAGGCAAGGCTGTCCACATCAGACACGGGGGAAAGGAGACTGCTGCTCCCTGTTCCACAAACCAGCCGGTGAGCTGGGAACCAGCTCCTTCCAGCTCTGTGACTCCCTGCCTGTGCTCTGAGATTGGGCTCCTCCTCGAGTACAGCGTGGCCTCGTATGATACACCGTGTGAACACAACACCACAAGAAATAATGGGGCACAGGCTGAGCCAGGTTGTGTAGGTGGTAAATTAAGCGTTCTGTATGTAAATAACAGTTACTGCAAATACAAAATCTGAGCAACGTGAGGAAAACACATCCATCCTATGTACATCAGAGCAGTAATGAGTGATAGCTGAATAGCTATAGCTGCACTTGCTGCAGAAAGTTCCTCTGCCATTTTGACTTCACATTTTTATAGAAACCATCAGAGCTTTCTTTTCAGGGGGGCAGGGGAGGTgtcctatttttattttgccttgaaATTACTTTGGCTCAGATCCACAAAGGCACTTAATGTGCCTAAAGACCATGGTGACTCAGGCCGTAGTTAATAATGGCTAACAACCCGATGGCACGGTCATACTAAGGATACACCACATCTGTCTACAGGAATTCTGGCTCATAAGAGGCATATGAAAGGTAGCAGTCGTGGATGCTGAGCTGCAGTGCAAGCTGTCACATACCAGTAAGTGTTCTGGGACCGGCTCTCTCTGTATTGCAACGCTGTGTGTTTCAGTCTGTTCGTGCTGTCCAGAGTTTGGTTCATTTTCAGCCAGCAGGAGGGGAGAGATTACATTCTTTGGTGTAAGGATAAATGTGGCTTGCAACCACTTTGTAACAGTGCCAGACCTGCAGGTGAAACCCTGCTTGTTTCCAGCCATGATTAACAGAAGGAACACAGCCAAAGATAATACAGAAGGGGAGGAATGAAAGGAGGAGAGAGTCAAACCCTGCCCAAATGGCAGGAGGTGGCTACATGTGCTAGCTGGACTATGACCAAGGCAGATGCAGCAAAGCTGAATGGGGCTGTTAAAGGAGAAACACTTGGGACAGTAACTTTAACTATTCAGATTCTTCTTGGAAATGCCAGTATCTGAGATGAAACTGAGCTGTAGCTAAATTTGGACATTGCATAAACATGTACAAACCCCTTCAGAGCTTACTGGTGATTCACCCAGGTTTGGGGCTGGCTCTTACGGCTGGGCTGCTACACACACGGTAGCAAAATCCATCCCTCCTAGTGAACCATTCTCTGCATGGTGGGCCCCAAGTCAtacctgcagctgctgcctgcaggtcgTGCCAGCTGGCTTAGCAGATGCTGCAGGAACagcatttcttca
The Harpia harpyja isolate bHarHar1 chromosome 12, bHarHar1 primary haplotype, whole genome shotgun sequence genome window above contains:
- the ZSWIM7 gene encoding zinc finger SWIM domain-containing protein 7 isoform X2, coding for METRPHGGHSHEASANEMDSTLPAVAEELLKEIKKAFQETSHVPDDLLLGLKFIFGPSAVPALDLVDQRSVTRVVSPSGRTAYQVLGSSGKLYTCYSSCHFCTCPAFGFTVLQKSESLLEFWLIRGI
- the ZSWIM7 gene encoding zinc finger SWIM domain-containing protein 7 isoform X1 — encoded protein: METRPHGGHSHEASANEMDSTLPAVAEELLKEIKKAFQETSHVPDDLLLGLKFIFGPSAVPALDLVDQRSVTRVVSPSGRTAYQVLGSSGKLYTCYSSCHFCTCPAFGFTVLQKSESLLCKHILAVYLSQAMGACQELTVSEEQLTSILLAEEEDEG